ATTTACACTATGGAAATACATGTGTCGAAGGTGATTACTTTTTTTTCAACCTCCTTGAGCCATCGCCTTATGCTTTATCTTTCTTTGTTTATGATGATCCCCCTGGCTTGCGAAGGCTTCCTCATTTACTATGAGTCGAATAATCAGATTAGTAACAGGACTTTGCTTTTAAGTAGCCAAATCGTTGAGAATAATGTGAAAAAATTGGACACGTTGCTCGGTAGTATCCAAAAAATGACTATGGCGGTAAATTCCGATTCCACAATTCAGCGTCTTATCCGGCAATCTGCTATTGAGATAGATAGAAACGATGATATTTCTAAGCTGCTGAGCCTTCGTCTGATTGATTTAGGCCAGTTGTATGGTGGAGTTTTTTCGACATACATTATTTTGGACAACAAAATTGTTGGAAAAACTAGTTATTATGATTTAAGAGAAAGGATAGATATTGATCATGACTTATATTCTCAAATAAGAAATCATGGGGATTTTCAGACTTTCATCCATTATGGTGGTTCTCCAATTGTTGCGTATCAGGGGGGGACTGTACTTCTTATCGGCACATCTCTGATTAATCGTGAAACCGGTAAACCCTATGGTATTGTCGTTCATGAAATACGCCAGGCAATTTTGGAGAACATGATGCAGGCCGATTTCGGAGAGCATAGCTATTCTTTACTATTGAAATCTGATGGGATAATGTTGGCAAATACAATTCATTCTAATTTCAACAATATCTTTGAGGTTGTTAGAGAAGTAACGGACCAGGCTATTGGTACCTCTCTGGAGATCATAGAAAAGAAAGAGTGTTTTGTGCTGGTCAAGTATCTTACGAATGGTTGGATACTGGCCAGTGTTGTGTATAAACATTTTCTTAGGGAAAATAGTAGAAATATTTTTAATATTCTTTTGATGGTCATTACTATTTTCTTTTTTATCGATATATTTGTTTCAAGAAAGCTGGCAAGTTATGAACTTGCTCCAATCGTCAAAATGAATACCTATGTTGATTTTGTGAAAGAAGGTGATTTTTCACGTTCTTTATATACGATTCGTCATGATGAAATTGGGGAACTGACAGATAATATCCGACAAATGGCAACGCGGATCAACACATTGATTAATACTATTAAAAAGGAACAGGCACAGCTCCGTTTACATGAATACGAAGTACTACAGGCACAAATTAATCCACATTTTCTTTACAACACACTTGATTCTATAAATTGGCTCGCTTGTAAAGGTGATGTGAAAAAAACTACGGAAATGATCTCATCTGTCTCTACCTTTTTTAGAATTGGTCTTAGCAACGGAGAGAATATTATTCCGTTGTGTGATGAAATTGAACATGTCCGTAGCTATCTTACCGTTGAAAAAATACGATTTCCCGATAAATTCAACTATTTTATCTTTCAGAATCAATCTTTGTCAGAATGTTTCATTCCTAAGCTGATTCTTCAGCCTGTCGTTGAAAACGCGATAGCACATGGCATCCGTCCTTCTGATACCATGTGTATGATTATGATACACATTGAGGAGGATGATAATATAATATGCATCCAGGTAGTAGACAATGGTGTGGGAATGGAAATTTCAAAGCTACATGAAATCCAGGCGGTGCTGGCAAATGGTCAATCGGAAAATAATACTGATTGCTATGGACTGTCAAATATTAATGACCGAATTCATATTCTTGCCGGTAGGGAATACGGATTATCTATTGCAAGCGAAAGGAACAACGGAACGTCGGTAAGAATAATACTTCCAAATGATCTGAGGAAAAAACTCTAATGTATACGGTATTTCTTGCAGATGACGAAAAACTTATTCGGGAAGGCCTTGCACAAACTATTCCATGGGATAATCTTGGCTTATCGCTTGTTGGGACGGCTGCTGATGGTGAGAAAGCATATACTGAAGTTTGTAAACTACATCCAAACATTGTTATCACGGATATACGAATGCCGCTTCTTAATGGCTTGGACTTGATAAAGAAGATCAGAAAGCAAGACCAAGACTGTCATATTGTCCTTATAACCGGATATGAAGAATTTGAATATGCCCTTACTGCAATTCAGGTGGGAGTATCCGGCTTTATTGTAAAGCCGGTAGAAGTTCCTTCTCTTTGTAGGATTCTTTCAAAAATCGTAAATAACCTTGATATTGATAGTACTAATAATGACAAAATTATTAAGTTGCATGAGCATGTTCAACATGCTGATGAATTTGCCTCTCCCCATGTTTTGTACAAATATCTGACCGGAAGGTTATCGAAAGAACATTTTTTTGAGTATATGCCTAATCACTTGGTATCGTTTTCTTATTGTACTTTGGTGATGTTGCAGGTTGATCATTTTGATAACTTAACGGAGGATATGGATGAAAAAGATATTTTTGATTTTACCCAAAAACTTGAAAAAGTCTTTTTTGATTTAGGAATGGGTGTATTAAAGATTATTATTGAA
This portion of the Sediminispirochaeta bajacaliforniensis DSM 16054 genome encodes:
- a CDS encoding cache domain-containing sensor histidine kinase; translation: MEIHVSKVITFFSTSLSHRLMLYLSLFMMIPLACEGFLIYYESNNQISNRTLLLSSQIVENNVKKLDTLLGSIQKMTMAVNSDSTIQRLIRQSAIEIDRNDDISKLLSLRLIDLGQLYGGVFSTYIILDNKIVGKTSYYDLRERIDIDHDLYSQIRNHGDFQTFIHYGGSPIVAYQGGTVLLIGTSLINRETGKPYGIVVHEIRQAILENMMQADFGEHSYSLLLKSDGIMLANTIHSNFNNIFEVVREVTDQAIGTSLEIIEKKECFVLVKYLTNGWILASVVYKHFLRENSRNIFNILLMVITIFFFIDIFVSRKLASYELAPIVKMNTYVDFVKEGDFSRSLYTIRHDEIGELTDNIRQMATRINTLINTIKKEQAQLRLHEYEVLQAQINPHFLYNTLDSINWLACKGDVKKTTEMISSVSTFFRIGLSNGENIIPLCDEIEHVRSYLTVEKIRFPDKFNYFIFQNQSLSECFIPKLILQPVVENAIAHGIRPSDTMCMIMIHIEEDDNIICIQVVDNGVGMEISKLHEIQAVLANGQSENNTDCYGLSNINDRIHILAGREYGLSIASERNNGTSVRIILPNDLRKKL